The DNA sequence AATGCATAAAAGTGAGAAGAAATGGCAGAGACACCATCATCATCGTGGCAATGGCAGCAACTAACATGGAACTAAGGGCTAAGTGATGAAGATTATTCGataccataaaaaataaaagaggaaagaaaagctACCCACCTCCTATCATATGggactttatttttttgacCAAAACACGGAGACATTCCATTCCCATGACTGTAAATTCCAAATTCCAATCTCGAAAGCAAGAATGGGAACGTTAACAGTATTCACAGGTCAGTGATCCTGGAAACATTTGCTCCGAACCAAATGCCTCCTGCTGTTAATTCTCTTTGCTCTTGAGCTGCTAATTACATCCTATTGCAATTATCACTATCATTTCGTGATTAACATGTTTTACTCCAAATATAAGGGAGAAAAAACAAAATTCAGCTAAGCTTAACCTAAGATGCAAACCCCAGACAAcgttaaaaacaaaaaagacaATAAACAAATATCCAAATCTATTAAAGCCAAGCATGCACAAAAAGAGAAAGATTCAAACTGAGCTGCAAACCatataaagaaagaaaaaaaatcattgaCTCATAACAACACAAGTTCATCAAAACCTTTTGATCCTACACAGTAATAACAGCTGCACCACACAGATCTTACGGTAATCACAAGCGAAATCTACGACGCAAACGAAACCCTAAAAAACAGATAGCTTAAGAAATTGAGGGTTTCTGAAATTGAATTTACGTATGTGTTAAGCTGCCTGACGAAGCTGGAGAAATTGTTGTGCTTGAAGTATTTGGGCAAGATTCGGCTTGCGAATTCGGGAACGTTCCAGACGACGAAGCTGTTGCTGTTATCGCTCCACGAAACAACCGAGTCAGTGGACGAGTCATCCACCATGTCGTACGTCTTGCTCAGAAACGGCGCCACACCGTTCACGTTCGCCGAAGCCATAGCCAAAAACAAGATCAAAGGAATTAATAGATGATGTGTGTCTATAAATATAGGTATataaagagaaagagagagagagagagagagaagatgaagaaggagACAAGAGATATAGGAAGAAATGAAAGAGGGAAAGGGAAAAGACAAGAGAGTGAAGCGGGGAGAGAAAAGGGTTTTGCTAGGGATTTCGATTTCCGTTTCGATTTTGATGCTTTTGCTCTATTTGCAACTTGTTCAccgtttctttttttttttttagtaattattaaATAAGAATTTTAGAAATagacattttaattttaaaaaaaaattagtacatatattaatttttaaagttttactttaatagataaataagtttttaatttattttttttagaataattatttagattagtcctcaaaaattttaaaaatagatattttaatccttaaaaaaattaatatacaaatcaatttttaacaactttttcaatcaaatataacaatttttcatctaaaaaataaaattattattataatatttctttttctctcgTAAAagatcattaaaaaaatattatttcggTTATTGACGTTTAGAACCAATCTTAATTTAgttctaaatattttatatttattttaaaaaattttaaatgagtttaacattattttatcattcaatttatataaatagttataaaaataaataattttaaaaatattattattaaattatatatttttttatattcaagAAATATAatcaaaaaatttttgtaaaaattattcctttcaatttttttataaaaaaaaattgaaactcTATTCATCAATCATTAATActccataataaaaaaaaaatttatattagtaattattAGTGAGTCAATTTTACCTAGTATAAAAGTCAAATATTattaacttttaaatttattaattgttcatgttaaatttaatagtagaataatattaaattcatttaaaatttttttatgttgatATAAGAGGTTTGacactttttaaaattaaaataagacatttaAAATGTTAGAGATTAAATTAAGATTTAACCCAAATATTAAGAACTAAGATAATATTTtaacctaaaaaaaataatatattatactaaataaagtaaccatccaataattataattttttcaaattctaCAATTGTCCACAAATGATAACAAGCTTATTGTTCCAAAATAAtttacaatatttttattttaagataaataataaaaaaattattaaaaaaataaaatataatttatatttaccATTTATACAtgcaataacaacaacaactagGGGTGTATATGGGTCGGGCCACATCGGATTTGCCTTAACCtagacccgacccgaaatataGACCGGGTCTAATATTTGGACCCTAACTCGATCTTAGACCCGATGAAACCTGCGCACATTCGGGCCGGATGAAAATCGGGTAAAAACCAGGTGAAAATCGGGTCTTTAGCATGTAAAAATCACCTAATCTCCAACCTTTATttcacaattcacatagtaaaattcacttaaaaaatataacaagaaccaaccattctctaaaattaaagtataaccataatcaatactaatattgtctaacaccaaatatttaaatcaatgcaaataacacaatattatgcattagtgtaaagtcttatgcattttaaacataaaacattaacttataattttataaatgactaataacacaaaatattaaggtttacaatattTAAATTCCACATAAAAATAGCCAGCATCtaacataaaatattaattgtataCGACAACCGGGCCATCGGACCGAGTTCGGGTGACCCGAGTTATGGAccggacccgacccgaaataatgatCGGGTCTATCTTTGAGACCCTTACCCAACCCTATACCCGATGAAATCACACTAAATTAGCTCCTAAAGTGTTCGGGGCCGGGCCGGGCCATGTATACCCCTAACAACAACAAAGTCTTGTCCTACTAAGTGGGGTCAGCTATATAAATCAAACAACaccattgtgctctgtcatgtatcatgtctacagagagaccgtttacatgtagatctcatttgaccacctcatggatggtcttcttaggtcttcctctgccttttgccccttgtccatcttccatctcatccaccttCCTGACTGGAtattctatcggtcttctttttacatgtccaaaccacctgagacgtgattcaaccatcttttccacaatgggtgctactccaactctctcccttatatcttcgtttcttattttatccaatcgcgtatgaccactcatccatctcaacatcttcatctctgtcACACTCaacttatgttcgtgctcccctttagccgtccaacactccgtaccataaagcatagccggtcttatagcggtgcgatagaatttacctttaagttttaaaggcgtTTTTTTGTCGcttataaaaccagatgcactttgccattttgaccaatctgcttggatcctatgatttacatcctgtttaATCTCTCTATTATCCTGTAtaatgcacccaagatacttaaaacttttaacttttcgtatgatattttctccaatcttcacctctatattagggttttcccttctcagactgaacttacattccatatattccgtcttgctacgacttatgcgcagaccatacacttctaaagcttctctccataactccaacttcttatttaggtcttccatTGACTCTCctataaggacgatatcatcagCAAAAAgtatgcaccatggcacaggctcttggatgtaATATGTGAGTACTTCCAGGACTAATATGAAAAGGTAtagacttaaggatgatccctggtgtaatcctataccaatagaaaatttctctgtcacaccaccttgagtcttcacactagttgtgaccccatcatacatgtctttaattgcatgaatatatgcgatccttactcttctcttttctaaaaccttccataagacctcccttggtactCTATCATACgttttttccaaatcaataaacaccatatgtagatccATTTTATTAttacgatacctctccatcatccttcttaataggtatattgcttcagtggtagatctgcttggcataaatccaaattggttctgttacttgtgtctcttttctcaacctccgttctatcaccctttcccataacttcatggTATGACTCATAAGTTTGATCCATCTATAATttccgcaactttgtatatcccccttattAGATAGGTATCAatgtgctctttctccactcatcaggcatttctttaaccttaaaatctcattaaaaagcttggttaacaagttgatgcctttttctccaaaactcttccaaacctcaatcgggatattatcaggtcctactaccttaccatttttcatctgctttagagcctcttttatCTCGAAGTCTCGGgatccttcgatagtagtcaaagttttgatcttcttcccttgtgcataaaaaatatttatcacataattaatataattgattagTTATAGTTAATGTGATTAAACATAATATCacataatttaatatttatctcaattaaattaaattaaattaattaaaaaatatttttaaaaacatgccacattagctatttttttttaaagaaactcaattttaaatttttaataatagataataaaaaataaaaaatactatttatttagAATCCAATCTAACGAAGTTATAGAATCTTTGTGTTGCATTATACcatgaaaaagatataagataaaaactcattaaattaataattaaacattattaaataatttaatatatttaaataaattattatttaataatttttaattatttaattttacctggtaaatttttatataataaaaaatttaaatttttatttttacaagatccaataataaatatttatttttatttttgtgcaAGCTCCACTTCCCAACATATCTTACGTCCTTCTTTGGCTTACAAATACCATATTATTCCTAGGGAAAATCAGAGCATTGTTCAATTATCCACTAGTTCTCCATCAATCAGTCCTAGATTCATCTCTACGCCATGACAAATAGCAATGATGGAAAGAGCCTGGATAGAGACGAACTGATTTTGGCGACTGAGCTTCAAAACAAAATGCTGACGAGGCTTGGACAGAAACACTGTACTCCTTGGAGGAGTGCGCCGCCATGATAAAGGACGTGGACGAATGGCGATGCCTACAGAAACTTTGTGGAGTTCAAAAAGATAGTGACTTATTTGACGCCGCCTTTTAAACTTCAACCCAGCAGTCTTGGAGTGCATAATTTCAGACTTGACACTTGtctgttttaataaataataaaaaacactGAACTCTAAATCTTATTATGTGTCACTGTGCagtctttttattaatttatattattatttattaaaaataatttaaaatttaatttatattttgacattattataatatatatatatatatatatatatacacacacgtAATTCATGTATTGTCATGATATAGTGTTGTGTGTGCCGTGTATCATAGATAACAATATCTGTGTCATTATATCATAAATAACAACATTTGAAATAATTAAAGAGCTTAGTTGACTAATAAATTAGCAGATAATTATCACTCGACTCTCAACCTTACTGAGCATATAGAAATAAAGTTCTCAAACTTACGAGAGAAGAGTTGATACGTAGTGGACACTTCCAGTAAAAAAAGATTAAAGTCAATAACGTTGATGGCTCAATACTCAGTAAATCAGCCGGAGAGTGAGCGAGCATGCGGCGGCATCATTTGTAGGTCAGAGGACAACTTTATATCTGAATTTCGATGAACATTGGGACCTGAATGATTATTAGGGCAGAGTTTGTGGAGCTTTTATGCAGGAACTAAACTCACAGTAAAAATGAAgatttctaatttaattaatCTGACGTTTAGACTTTAGGTGTGTTGTTGGTCTGTTTAAAAGCAAAATTCCGAGCAACACATTGGAGCATGCCGAGTTGCATGGGCatgcataataataataataataataataataataataataataataataataaagctTGTTACTCCAGAAATAAGAATAGCTTTAGacatctaataataataataataataatgttataataataataataattcttgttactatatattattgtttttgttattattagtaATAGTATTATTAATATTGTTAATATGATTATTAACATaattttagtgtttttttttcttaattacaAAACATTAAAATTCTATATGCTAACTTCCATTCTTTCTTTAATAACCAAGTACTAAAATTTCATATAATTTTGGAGTACATCCTTATTTTAGTTAATGAATTAACTTTATTTAGTTTGTGTTAAAAATATATTCATTAATAAGTAAATATTTAATATCatcataaaaatttaatttgaataattagagTTGAACAAGGCAAGTATGCTTGCCAATGTCCCACAAATATTATGTATGTTAattcatataatatatttataaattttgataCCTAATCCAGGAGACAAAAATAATTACCTAAATTTATTAACATCATATATAAAGAATAAAGAATAGTATACAAAGTAAGAGAATTACTATCTACATGTGTACtcataaatatttatttgtGGTGGAgaaatttttaaatatcttattaattttctgataatattttttaatccaGCAATATaagtattattaatttattatagatcaaagtttattttatttaaacatTTATGAttgattaataaattattattgtatatatatatatataataaaatttaaattttttatatatttatttaattaaataaatgagtgaatttttttatcaattaaaattaattattaattaaattttttatttttaataagataaaaaaattacaactatactagatatatataaaaattattaagataaaatacatattaaaatataagatatattaaaaataaattaaaatatatataattagtgtTTACATTGTAAAATATATCAATGTATATCTATAAAAATGGTCGTAGTACCGTGACTAATAATTCCATAAATGATATGTATAGGAATTTTTGTTGGCACCTTAGAATTTCACGCATACGCAAATAATACATATGGTTAGATAGTTTTACAAAGTCATACTTACAAACTTACACAAAATGACAAAATAtttaagattaataaaaaataaaaaattagtaaacaataattaaaaaattaatatgataataaattaattataattatttaatttaataaaataaattaaataaataaataatatctaataattataatattttaaaaaattattggtaaaaaatataagataagaaaataatgtaaattaaacaaaatcaaattatttatttcaataattaatataattgattagtttttgttaatatattcaaataaaatattaaataatttgatatttattttaattaaataaaataaatcattaattataattttaaaaattaattaatcaaaatacaaagacaaaaaattaatgtaaattaaaacaaattaattcaattattttaatcaaatcaaataattaatttaattgattaGTTAGAGTTAATGTggttaaatataatattaaataattcgatatttattttaattaaattaaataaataaataattagcatatttaaataaatcaaacaaattaaattaaaaattttaaaattataccAAATTAGCTATGCTAttaatcgaaaaaaaaaattttttttggtgactgaaaaaaaataaattttaataatatataacagAATCTAATCCATTGAAGTTAAAGAATCTTTGTTTAGAATCTAATCCAAGTTAAAgaatctttattttaaattgtATAATGGATAGGATATAAGGTAAAACTTCATTTAGAATggttaaatatttaatatatttgattaaatttttatttaataatttataactattaattttaCTTAAAGATAATAGCATGTGAATTTATATCAAAATCCAAAAGAATCTAAATTTTACTTTTTGATGtattctaaatttctaatttaattttataatatattaatttacaAGATCCGATAATTATCTTTTTTCCTTTATGTGCAGGCACCACTCCAAAGAGAAAATCATTATTTGATTCTTCGAATCCGATAAAAAGGgggccaaaaaaaaaaaaatcaaaaacccTATTATACTCGAATTCCACTCACCGACTCCTTCTCCCAGATTCATCTCTCCGCCATGGCAAACAGTAGCGACGGCGAAGTCGCCCAGATTTTTAGCAAATTCGACAAGAACGGTGACGGCAAGCTATCTGCGGCGGAGATCAGCGAAGTGTTGGTTGAACTCGGCTGCGCCACCACGCCGGGTGAGATCTGTCGCGTGATGGACGACATCGACAAGGACAAGGACGGCTACATTGACCTCCATGAATTCACTGAGTTCTTCCGCCGCCGCATCGGCCGCGACGATGAGGAGGCAGAGATCCGCGAGGCGTTTGATATGTACGACCTCGATGGGAACGGACTGATATCGGCAAGTGAGCTTCAGGCGATGATGACGAGGCTTGGGGAGAAGCACTCCTTGGAGGAGTGCGCCGCCATGATAAAGAACATCGATACCGATGGCGATGGCAACGTGAGTTTCGCGGAGTTTAAGATGATGATGACACGTTAGGGCGCCTAGGCCTTTTGAATTTCAACAGAAAAAAGGAAATCAGTCTTCGAATGAATGACTGATATGCAATATTTTAGTGGTAGTAGAGGATCTTAGAGTGTCTTTGAtgtgtgtttcttgtttttatttttaatagtttttaaGATTTTACGTAGAAagctacttttatttatttattttaatctcCAAATGATGTATTTACAAGGAAAGTTAACACTTAATAGCATGTTTTATCCACGACCTAAAAAAGTTGAATGTTATATACTTTAATGTTAGGATTTGTTTATAtgatttttcaatttttttaacaacaTACATCTAAACAAAcctttaataaataattttatgggtttttttttatttaaatgcgCATGTAAAATACTTTAATTCTCAAAATGCGCAtggtttaaaatatttttgaaaatgcataCTCTTATTTCTTGATCGACGTTTGCAAAATGGATTTTAACATCATTTCACTCCAGGTGCCACAAAATAGACAAATCATATCAGGTTCAGCTCCCACGAGATGGCTAACCCATTTCTTTGGTGGCAGCAGTGAAATGGAAGGAATAACTCAGGAGTGCCAGGCGCGAAATGGGGCCACTGCGAAGATGAGTTGTGAAATTCATCCAACCTATTAAGGTTTTCTTCCACATTAATTTCACTTCTACTCatttttatgaattaaaaaaatattcctccagcacaaaaattttttttcaccaCACCAACAAACACAACTATCCCCTACACCCCACTACTTCTCTCCTGTTTTTTAACCTTCGAATTGGTCCCTTCCCTTCACCCCCTTTTATATTGCTTTACTCACAAGAGTACAATAAATTGCCTCCCAATCAACCCAATGCATGCTCGTATGGGAACTGTAATACTGGAAGTTGCTGCCTTTACTGACCGCCTACCCATTTCGTGTCTGCCACACGTAAGGAGTGCTATTTCGTGTGTGCCTCCTATGACTTGCCCAATTCGTGGCTGTCATATGTGATATGGGCCATTTTGTGTGTGCCATAGGTGAAATGAAGCATTTCGTGTGTGCCATGACCGAGGTGATCCATTTCGTGTGTGACATGGCTGAGATGATTCATTTCATGGTTGATACAATTGCATGGTTTGTGTCAGTCACCAGAACCCATTTCGCGGACACCCTCCATGATATGCCTCTTATTTCCATTACGTCTGTGATCCTTACGAGTTGGCAGTGCGTATTTTCAGAAAAATTTCAAATCGTGCGCATTTTAGGAATTAAAGTATTTTACATGCGCATTTAGGTAAAAAAGCctaattttatgaatttaaaaaaaaatcgtGTATAATATTGTTTAACTTCAAGAAAACTTAATATAACTTATCATTGATAAAATACTCAACATAATCTTATATACTAATATttgcttaattacaaaaatgTCTAACAATAAtagcattaaaaaaataagactAATAAACTTCAACAACGTCTTCTATAAAATTGTATAAAAAATTCTAGCTCACAGGTTACAGAGCGTAATAAGACTATCATAACTCATAAGTGCTAATCAAAATACATTCATTAAAAGAAGATTTATAAATGATAATATTCTTATCGCACATGAGTTTATCCATTTCCTAAAGAATAAAAGATTTGGAGAACAAGAATTTGCTTTGATGTTAGATATGAATAAAACGTATGATATGgtagaataaaattttatataggCTATTTTAAAGAAGATGGGTTTCTGTCAGAAGTAGTGAGTGGACTGGTTAAAAGAATGTGTGAGCATGATCTCGTATTCTGTTATTATGAATGGACAACCTCATGATTTCTTTAAGCTATGTAGAGGATTGCGCCAAGACAATCCTCTCTTTtcctatttattttttgattgtGTAAATGGTCTATCCTATTTGAAACACAGAGGAGAACAGAGATACAAAGTTGTGAGTTTGAGACTAACTCGTAGATGTCCTACTATTAGTCATCTTTTCTTTGCATACTATTCTATCCTATTTAATAGAGTCTTGGAGAATGTGTGCCACAATTTAATGAATGTGATACATACATTTTCACTAATTAGTGGTCAAGTAGTCAATCTAGCcaaattttatgtatttttagcCACAACATTCCTATAAAATCTAGACAGCACGCACCTAGCTTCAATTTTATAGGTTTCTCATGTAAGTAATCAGGACAGATACATTTGGCTACCCGAAgtgattaagaaatccaagagaatCTCTTTTAATTATGTCAAAGATAAGGTTTCCAACAAGCTCCGACAATGGAAAACGAGCTTTATTATCGATGAGTGGTAGGGAGGTATTCATTAAAACGGTAGCGACAACTATTTCTATTTACACACTTAGCTGCATCAAACTTTCGGAGATACTCTTGGAAGAGATTCACCATATGATAATGCAATTCTAGTGGGGACAAAAAAAAGTGGAGAAGAACATGTATTGAGTTACATGGAGTGCCATTTGTAAACCAAAGCATCAAGGAAGGCTAAACTTTAAAGGTATCAGAGCCTTAAATTTAGTAATGTTAGATAAGGAAGGATGGTAACTACGGACAAAATCCAACTCATTAATTCATTGAATCTGTAAgaataaatatttttgataCTCTGACTTCTTACATACAGAAATTGAAAATAACCCCCTATCGAATTGGAGGAGTTTATTGGAGAAGAGGAAGGTTTTGGAGAAATTGAAAATAACCCCTCATGAATGTTATATGCTTTAATGTTAGGATTTGTTTatgagtttttaatttttttaacaacttAATAACATCTAAACAAACCTTTAAtatatgattttatgaattttaaaaaaaatcgtaTATAATATTGTTTAATCTCAGAAACCTTAATATAATTTATCATTGATAAAATACTCAACATAATCTTATATACTAATATTTGCTTAATTCAAAAAATGTCTAACAATAATagcatttaaaaaataagactAATCAACTTCAACAGCGACTTCTATAAAATTGTGTAAAAAATTCTAGTTAACTGGTTATAGAGCGTAATAAGACTGCTATTAGTGCTAATCAAAATACATTCATTAAAAGGAGATTTATAAGTGATAATATTCTTATCGCACTTGAGTTTATGCATTTCCTCAAGAACAAGAGATTTGGTTAACAAGAATTTGCTTTGATGTTAGATATGAATAAAACGTATGATATGGTAGAATGAAATTTTATATAGGCTATTTTAAAGAAGATGGATTTCTATCAGAAGTAGTGAGTAGACTGGTTAAAAGAGTGTGTGAGCATGATCTCGTATTCTGTTACTGTGAATGGACAACCT is a window from the Arachis stenosperma cultivar V10309 chromosome 3, arast.V10309.gnm1.PFL2, whole genome shotgun sequence genome containing:
- the LOC130970625 gene encoding calcium-binding allergen Ole e 8-like, which gives rise to MANSSDGEVAQIFSKFDKNGDGKLSAAEISEVLVELGCATTPGEICRVMDDIDKDKDGYIDLHEFTEFFRRRIGRDDEEAEIREAFDMYDLDGNGLISASELQAMMTRLGEKHSLEECAAMIKNIDTDGDGNVSFAEFKMMMTR